The Rhineura floridana isolate rRhiFlo1 chromosome 8, rRhiFlo1.hap2, whole genome shotgun sequence genome includes a region encoding these proteins:
- the RESF1 gene encoding retroelement silencing factor 1 — translation MDWNTRLPPISSFQTQNFQIQGPYLSQQFTAAGSQENASIQNPCTYPGNDKIMQQQSGTKNILANRQSFQKAILPKTSVHNTSVGSTQHLLSIPPISHGVLSAVAVHVASGMTQNSVLTKNVHISSPVTLRGNTVNPMQNTPKKTVNPITALESYSNQALQNCSNSMTTSVYQHNSKNDLSPKRRQTLMPYYHVNASAASQAGPSVPLKQPLNQYLNSQQNFSCLVFPLGQNTQSQTNGPSSSLTVATQSQHYTSDKVNPIQYAVPNHYDSRNAAQIFPQDITPPPYPVTPVQRSHGQFVLPQTITNISHENVQNHHSPMSDQSYNSYSAQHGQKHQSVPLIRETNEGGKAEYSVSGHRGENQLSNELAKSSVKVGKSLCNSVQTDAAVSANESLTLQTGRTLEKENLANGSGIFPENLKDKVTAESLALDAKQLLEMKKMLLKLKVDYKKRYNIYISSIQNKQTTDTFVHNQNPNISLPPFNTNQNPSLSLPQDAGQPILHDTTQNQSISPVSCSSYQVKDVTLSPLRANKHLLPILKNMLEGTIDEDMLYNTCTEKAEMHQNRHLAVKENSSSAPLPSIRDASENPLNNITGPSRLSSTTSIIDSTQEPLICTNNGLGYEQNSRSANNPLEKISTESGALFHHFKLKRNKGTVESVGQNFDGSLQSSVQNPAALNGSFLSRKEVVKEFSEQSQCSASAYPGLIQQTNTCLQKPEGNITGSSENGSDSCSSAFLPETAVQEAGIIQKPSIARTCSWEELKTSLALWRKKLPASFIGQLSKSTESAMGLSSSGNGVDGKTTQQTMENLPSTLIQNDQIKIESNETTLSPAPSFLEKRHDAISSNLLKSSEPQVAIVTPLIMTKENNKDEVQKKSPSLLEIMYPIIEEGSVYSLQEHISVVPDADEGGGVTVRSPSDTGITVKKVDSDMHRKVTTSKEESMTVKAEMNADCLRSVPQKEVESHKRGLDLLEPGDTAAAVPNDTVLEISSVCTLVQGDAFYNSQIASIFNTSPLKSSMKNDTSSEEHMPYHQHKEQESGLLKRECEINMGASAVSLPSEDSLSNATTEKLLEDLSSLGMPQSGKSSDKIKVSASEEAKSNHMCEGTSLSGEKRSQNVSYVGIHSADLASDIEALPINKENLFRSSITHEACTIKKDSVPGYIPTEEIQAYSGNNVEAPVISLNNQLTELSEEFPYGIGDSKGFKKAESNDSMTKPNRKEDEENTQICEETPTQIKIEILNSQQMKEMFPGHSQSSSNIPKNCEDDLLISDIKDNLREEKRNHSQTDQAVHYDSRNTTAETDGKHTYCCLRGWLASGYEMKPCLCTLPEDIASEQKVGVCSQSESIFKDWVKASGNDKADCRPNDQLKTSTLHPVSNSVLLEDQSNKILNKTFGRTKTDQVNKCKPSKIDPEIVPLPLLEKIDSQKPKRTNKQAMEELSLHAASHTLKSETVEIKIHYQSCGRENFSAEQAQCNSSIKDLNVLAARTLSRTDSCIKQRTLRERLVAKSKADSRKRRIEIKHSACYERYKIKRDSSETHMIKGPTLNKGLTRKMAVERKHKTLGIQHSDAINPSDLSSVKINSQHKSIQHSQEHLNRKWKKIDFEKNYGYKSVVKNNEPSHSEHTQHNKESSKRINLGVNLEKYAYSKEKKNAGQCRSSHLETPQKPRGHASNILKTPSPGKGAVLDTHKRDKWPERSLSDKKTCFHRRAGKLSISLQREQKKNYLNRVAFKRTTQKIICLTNLESNSWHVKSSSISALSEDQQNGSLPSQQPEVEKRQMLEFKMCPEILFGKSVSEEPISDAKKLPENDRTPITAVKSKREDWLNYSSVKRRKTEDNEAPVNDDIPLAAAIKLLDEPVKDSNATFQTYRKMHLEKKSRSLDSTPLN, via the exons ATGGACTGGAACACAAGACTACCCCCAATATCCAGCTTCCAGACACAGAACTTTCAAATTCAGGGACCATATCTGTCACAGCAATTTACTGCTGCAGGTTCTCAGGAAAATGCATCCATTCAGAATCCTTGTACTTACCCTGGAAATGATAAAATCATGCAGCAACAATCTGGAACAAAGAACATCCTTGCAAATAGACAGTCTTTTCAAAAGGCTATTCTTCCTAAAACATCAGTACATAACACGAGTGTTGGGTCAACCCAGCATTTACTTAGCATACCTCCCATTTCACATGGAGTACTTTCTGCTGTCGCTGTCCATGTGGCATCTGGCATGACTCAGAATTCAGTTTTGACAAAGAATGTGCATATTTCTTCCCCTGTAACATTACGGGGTAATACTGTAAATCCTATGCAAAATACACCTAAAAAAACAGTTAATCCGATTACGGCCTTGGAAAGCTACAGTAATCAGGCTTTACAGAATTGTTCTAATTCTATGACAACTTCAGTATATCAGCACAATAGTAAAAATGATCTATCTCCAAAAAGACGGCAAACACTGATGCCCTACTATCATGTGAATGCATCTGCTGCCTCCCAAGCAGGGCCATCAGTGCCTCTTAAGCAGCCATTAAATCAATACTTAAATTCTCAGCAGAACTTTTCATGCCTGGTTTTCCCTTTAGGACAAAATACTCAAAGCCAAACAAATGGCCCAAGTTCAAGCCTGACAGTAGCTACGCAATCACAACACTATACTTCTGATAAAGTAAATCCTATACAATATGCAGTACCTAATCATTATGACTCTAGAAATGCAGCCCAGATCTTTCCTCAAGATATAACCCCCCCACCATATCCAGTAACTCCTGTACAAAGAAGCCATGGACAGTTTGTACTGCCACAAACAATTACAAATATATCACATGAAAATGTTCAAAATCATCACAGTCCTATGTCAGATCAAAGTTATAATTCATATTCTGCACAGCATGGTCAGAAACATCAATCTGTACCACTCATTAGAGAAACAAATGAAGGAGGCAAGGCTGAATATAGTGTAAGTGGACATAGGGGTGAAAACCAGCTTTCTAATGAATTGGCCAAGTCATCAGTTAAAGTTGGAAAGAGCCTTTGTAACAGTGTTCAAACAGATGCAGCTGTTTCTGCTAATGAATCTTTAACACTGCAAACAGGTAGAACCTTGGAAAAAGAAAATCTAGCTAATGGTTCAGGAATTTTTCCTGAGAACTTGAAGGATAAAGTAACAGCAGAGAGTCTAGCTCTAGATGCAAAACAACTGCTTGAAATGAAAAAGATGCTATTAAAACTTAAAGTAGACTATAAGAAaagatacaatatatatatatcttcaatACAGAACAAGCAGACAACTGACACTTTTGTTCACAATCAAAATCCTAACATCTCACTTCCTCCTTTTAATACCAATcagaatccatctttgtcactgccACAGGATGCCGGTCAACCAATTTTACATGATACCACTCAGAATCAGTCAATTTCACCTGTATCCTGCAGTTCTTATCAAGTCAAAGATGTCACCTTATCACCCCTGAGAGCCAATAAGCACTTGCTTCCAATTCTAAAGAATATGCTTGAAGGCACTATTGATGAAGATATGTTATATAATACTTGCACTGAAAAAGCAGAGATGCATCAAAATAGACATTTGGCTGTCAAAGAGAATTCATCTAGTGCTCCCTTGCCTTCCATTCGTGATGCATCTGAAAATCCTCTGAATAATATTACTGGACCTTCTAGGCTGAGCTCCACAACTTCTATAATTGATTCAACTCAAGAGCCTTTGATATGCACAAACAATGGTCTAGGCTATGAACAAAATTCTAGATCTGCCAACAATCCGTTGGAGAAAATATCAACAGAATCTGGGGcgttgtttcatcattttaaattAAAACGAAATAAGGGGACAGTAGAAAGTGTTGGCCAGAATTTTGATGGCAGTCTTCAGAGTTCAGTTCAGAACCCAGCTGCCTTAAATGGATCATTCCTGTCAAGGAAAGAAGTAGTAAAAGAGTTCAGTGAACAGTCCCAGTGTTCTGCATCTGCATACCCTGGGTTGATTCAGCAGACAAATACCTGTCTTCAAAAACCTGAAGGAAACATAACTGGGAGCAGTGAAAATGGCTCCGATTCATGTAGTTCAGCCTTTTTACCTGAAACAGCTGTACAAGAAGCAGGCATAATCCAAAAGCCTTCAATTGCTAGAACTTGTTCTTGGGAGGAGCTAAAAACAAGTCTTGCTTTGTGGCGTAAGAAACTTCCAGCATCTTTTATTGGACAGTTAAGTAAAAGTACAGAATCGGCTATGGGTTTGTCCTCATCAGGTAATGGAGTAGATGGCAAAACAACACAACAAACCATGGAAAACCTCCCCAGTACATTAATTCAGAATGACCAAATTAAAATTGAATCAAATGAAACAACTTTGTCTCCTGCACCTTCCTTCTTGGAAAAAAGGCATGATGCCATAAGTTCCAATTTGTTAAAGAGTTCTGAGCCCCAAGTAGCCATCGTTACTCCCTTAATAATGACAAAAGAGAATAATAAAGATGAAGTGCAGAAAAAGAGTCCATCTCTGTTGGAAATAATGTATCCAATTATTGAAGAAGGCAGTGTTTATAGTTTACAAGAACATATTTCTGTAGTACCAGATGCTGATGAAGGGGGAGGAGTGACCGTTCGTTCACCATCAGACACTGGTATTACTGTTAAGAAAGTAGATTCAGATATGCACCGGAAAGTTACCACATCCAAGGAGGAAAGCATGACAGTGAAAGCTGAAATGAATGCGGATTGCTTAAGGTCAGTTCCTCAGAAAGAGGTAGAATCTCATAAAAGGGGTTTGGATTTGCTAGAACCAGGAGATACTGCTGCAGCTGTGCCGAATGACACTGTGTTAGAGATATCCAGTGTGTGTACTCTTGTACAAGGTGATGCATTTTATAATTCACAAATAGCTAGTATCTTTAATACTAGTCCTTTGAAATCTAGTATGAAAAATGACACTTCTTCAGAAGAACATATGCCATATCATCAACATAAGGAGCAAGAATCTGGCCTTTTGAAAAGGGAATGTGAAATAAACATGGGTGCTTCAGCTGTTTCCTTGCCATCAGAAGACAGTTTATCAAATGCAACCACAGAAAAGCTGCTAGAAGATTTGTCAAGTTTAGGGATGCCTCAGAGTGGGAAGAGTTCAGATAAGATAAAAGTAAGTGCTTCTGAGGAAGCAAAAAGCAATCACATGTGTGAAGGTACTTCTCTTTCAGGAGAGAAACGTTCGCAAAATGTGTCTTATGTTGGTATTCACAGTGCAGACTTGGCCAGTGATATCGAGGCACTACCTATAAATAAGGAAAACCTATTCAGGAGTAGTATCACACATGAAGCATGCACTATTAAAAAAGACAGTGTCCCAGGGTATATACCAACTGAAGAGATTCAAGCATATTCTGGAAACAACGTTGAAGCTCCTGTAATATCACTAAACAATCAACTGACTGAACTCTCAGAAGAATTTCCTTATGGAATAGGTGATTCAAAgggttttaaaaaagcagaaagtAATGATTCTATGACTAAACCGAATAGGAAAGAAGATGAAGAAAATACTCAGATTTGTGAGGAAACTCCCACACAAATTAAAATTGAGATATTAAATTCTCAACAGATGAAAGAAATGTTTCCTGGGCATAGTCAGTCATCCTCTAACATACCAAAAAACTGTGAAGATGACCTGCTTATATCAGATATTAAAGATAACttgagagaagagaagagaaaccATTCTCAAACAGATCAGGCTGTACATTATGACAGCAGAAACACCACAGCAGAAACAGACGGAAAGCATACATACTGCTGTTTACGTGGCTGGCTAGCTTCAGGATATGAAATGAAGCCTTGTTTATGCACACTGCCTGAAGACATTGCCTCAGAGCAGAAAGTGGGTGTTTGTTCACAGTCTGAAAGTATATTTAAAGACTGGGTAAAGGCCAGTGGAAATGATAAGGCTGACTGTAGACCAAATGATCAACTAAAAACTTCTACATTACATCCAGTTAGCAACAGTGTACTTTTAGAAGATCAAAGCAACAAAATACTGAATAAAACCTTTGGTCGTACAAAAACTGATCAAGTAAACAAATGTAAGCCATCTAAAATAGATCCAGAAATTGTTCCACTTCCACTTTTAGAAAAAATAGACTCTCAAAAACCGAAAAGAACTAACAAGCAGGCGATGGAAGAGTTGTCCCTGCATGCAGCTTCTCATACTTTGAAGTCAGAAACAGttgaaattaaaatacattaccAGTCATGTGGAAGAGAGAATTTCTCTGCAGAGCAAGCACAGTGCAATTCAAGTATCAAAGACTTAAACGTGCTGGCTGCTAGAACTCTCTCTAGGACAGACTCCTGTATCAaacagagaactctgagagagaGACTTGTTGCAAAATCAAAGGCAGATTCTCGAAAGAGAAGAATAGAAATAAAACACAGTGCATGCTATGAAAGATATAAAATTAAACGGGACTCCAGTGAAACACATATGATTAAGGGCCCTACATTGAATAAGGGTCTGACGAGAAAAATGGCAGTGGAAAGAAAGCACAAAACTTTGGGAATCCAGCATAGTGATGCCATAAACCCCTCAGATTTAAGCAGTGTTAAAATTAACTCTCAGCATAAATCTATCCAGCATTCACAAGAACATTTAAACAGAAAGTGGAAAAAAATAGATTTTGAGAAAAATTATGGATACAAGTCAGTAGTAAAAAATAATGAACCAAGTCATTCTGAGCATACTCAACACAATAAAGAAAGTAGTAAAAGGATAAATTTGGGAGTAAACCTGGAGAAATATGCCtattcaaaagaaaagaaaaatgcagggcAGTGCAGAAGTTCTCATTTAGAAACCCCACAAAAACCCAGGGGGCATGCTTCTAATATACTTAAAACTCCATCTCCAGGCAAAGGAGCTGTACTAGATACTCATAAAAGAGACAAGTGGCCCGAGAGATCTCTTTCTgataaaaaaacatgttttcacAGAAGAGCTGGTAAACTGTCAATTTCTCTTCAAAGGGAACAAAAGAAAAACTATTTGAACAGAGTTGCATTCAAAAGGACTACACAGAAAATTATTTGTTTGACGAACCTAGAATCAAATTCATGGCATGTGAAATCAAGTAGTATTTCAGCATTGTCTGAAGACCAACAAAACGGTAGCCTGCCCTCTCAGCAACCGGAAGTGGAAAAACGACAAATGCTTGAGTTCAAAATGTGCCCAGAGATACTGTTTGGGAAATCAGTCTCAGAAGAACCAATTTCAGATGCAAAGAAGCTTCCCGAAAACGATAGAACCCCTATCACAG CTGTCAAAAGTAAAAGAGAAGACTGGTTAAATTACAGTTCTGTAAAGAGAAGAAAAACTGAAGACAATGAAGCTCCAG TTAATGATGACATTCCGCTTGCTGCTGCGATAAAATTATTGGATGAACCTGTGAAGGATTCCAATGCCACATTTCAGACCTACAGGAAAATGCATCTGGAAAAAAAAAGCCGAAGTCTGGATAGCACTCCTTTAAACTAA